The genomic DNA GTAGTGCTAGTAGATGATGGGACCATCGTAGAAGACGAGGATTATTTTCTGTGTCTGCCCGCAAATATGAAGTTCATGCTCTTGCATGACAAGGAAACATGGTCGCCTGCCCATCAAAGTGAGATAACACCTATTGCAGGATTGTTTTAATGTGTTCCTCACAAGTCTTCACTAATCTAATCTGATATGCTTCTAGTTGACAGAAGAACGGCAGGTCCTAGCAGAGATTCTGCAGTGGACAATGTTGATGGGGCAGAATCCTGGCACAGTTTGGCAGAGCAGCTCAGGCAGGACCTGGCCAGGATTATCCTCATGTCTGAGGCAGATCTGCAGGTCTGCTTGATTCTGCTTTTGTTTATTCTCATCTTAAAGACCCATTTCTGTAATGTCTTTGTGGCTCATACTGATTTGATCTTTATTATAAACATAATGAGTATATGAATATAGTGTGCAAATAGccaatgtgttttttgttgttgttgttgttgttgtaatgtaGCTGATATACTGTTCATGTACTTTACAGAGTTTGATTGATGTGCCATGCTCAGATCTGGCCTCAGCACTGGGCTTCTCACAGAAGAAAACACAGGTCCTACAGGACACGTTGCAGAGAATGCTAGACCGCAGGGAAGAGGAGCGACAGTCTAAAGAATTACTGCTGCTCTATCTGAAAGCTATGGAGCAAGAAGTGAGCCAAGAGCCACTAGAAGAAAGTAGGAGtatgttaaagggatggttcagaaagaaaaattctctcatcattgactcacccttatgccatcccagatgtgtatagcttttttctgctgaacacaaagaaagatttttagaaaagactCTCAGCTTTgtatgtccattcaatgcaagtgaatggtggccagaacaaaagcatataaaggcagcataaaagtaatccatacgactccagtgattaaatccatgtcttctgaagtgatatgataggtgtgggtgagaaacagatcaatatttaattcattttttactataaatctccactatcacattcacattcttcttcttttgtttatggcaatttgcatgctttgtgcatatcgccattcTCCAtccactgggcagggaggagaattcatagtaaaaattgacttaaatattgatcagtttctcacccacacctattatatcgcttcagatgACCAATATTAAACAACCTTTaagtgttttttggaccttcaaaattctagccaccatttacttgcattgtatgggcctacagagctgagatattcttctaaaaatctttgtttgtgttctgcagaagaaggaaagtcatacacatctggtatggcatgagggtgagtaaatgatgagagaattttcatttttgggtgaactatccctttaaagtaaaccattggctatgtttggaatgcgTTACTAAATTACTGCTTACTTTTATTCaaaaataaggcaaaaaaaattttttaaataaaaaaaaacaggcattGTGCAACGATAAACGTTTCAgaaagtagtatgctacattgttgtcacatgacctcatcgcATCACATTACATGTAAGTAGTGTTCAGTTATCATCTTAgaaataaatatggttatttttgCACTTTTAATGGAATATCGTGTCAAAATATCTTTTGGCaatccaatcaaataatgagtcaaaagaGATGTAAAAAATGCAGCTaggttcatttgttcattttgtatAAATCGACCACATTGCATTGTGCCATAAAAGTAGTATGTTAATATTTTATTCTGTTACTTTGCTCTTCCGAACATAGCCTTAGAGAGCCCAAGAAAAATCCCTCACTAATCATGCATTCCTGGCAAGTTATTCAGTATTGCAATTACTCTTCTGACACTGGGAGGTGCTGCTGAgctatttaaaaaacattgtaaaagtTCAAACAATTTCAGTTTATCAGTATTGGGGGAATGAAATAAAGTTGCAGCTTAGATGATCAACAGCTCATCTCTTGTTGTGACAACCCTAATCTTTCCAGTGCTTTCAGGGCATTATCTTTAAAGAGGTAAACCTGAGCTGTCATTGCTGCTGGTTCTAAACTTAATGAGACAGATGGGGTGCAGGTGGAGTCTGTGGCAGGGTTTAGTTCCAGAACACTAAAGGTGCTGAAGGACAAAACACAACCAGAAACGAGATTCTCCAATGAGGAACTACAGGTACGTTATCTGACCACAAGAGCGTTCCAAGATGCACATGATTTCTTAAGCATAAAAATTAAGTAATGGATAATGTATAGCCgacagtcattatcacaaaataaacctcaGCAGGGTGATTGCTACCATTCAGATGTTGttatcacctttttttttttttttttttttacaatagtaaattgctgactgtacattatctagCTTATTACATGGCTTCTTATCAAATAAATGAGTAAATGGACATGATGTAGTGAATTGAGtagaaattatttaattatatgagAGGTGGTCACGAAGTGATACGAGAAACATATAGGAAACTGTTTGCCTTGGACAGCAGTTATTTATACAGATCAGTGCATGGCTGGGTCTAAGGAGGGGCTGGGGGGGCATTGCCCCCCTAGATTTGCCTCAAGcccccccagaaacttctgatgcTCCCGCCCTGATGAACATTAAAAGGATCAAGGGGCACTCCACCCCTCATACTGACGGCGAAACGATCAGTGT from Myxocyprinus asiaticus isolate MX2 ecotype Aquarium Trade chromosome 29, UBuf_Myxa_2, whole genome shotgun sequence includes the following:
- the LOC127420209 gene encoding DNA fragmentation factor subunit alpha-like → MTDLKASEVCNVGRQKCYGLAVTSLEQLKIKVPALIFIYGSVTVVLVDDGTIVEDEDYFLCLPANMKFMLLHDKETWSPAHQIDRRTAGPSRDSAVDNVDGAESWHSLAEQLRQDLARIILMSEADLQSLIDVPCSDLASALGFSQKKTQVLQDTLQRMLDRREEERQSKELLLLYLKAMEQEVSQEPLEESRSMLKGWFRKKNSLIIDSPLCHPRCVFITVIAAGSKLNETDGVQVESVAGFSSRTLKVLKDKTQPETRFSNEELQMVLRQGVEVMVEVLGWDSEWTAALVQACEGELCKRPQQFQALQSLSAQRKSTLQPQNEGETRVKLHK